A window of Sphingobacterium sp. SRCM116780 contains these coding sequences:
- a CDS encoding urease accessory protein UreD, translated as MDSQLNIIAGYKEGKSYVKDLYVTLPFRVVSVGQRKSDGKLYQMIMSSSPGILDGDHYHLDVSLEAGASLQLQSQSYQRLFNMKDKAVQELNVHMQENTSFAYVPHPVVPHEDSNFKSKAQIHIGKNSQIIIGEIITCGRKHYGEVFKLKRFQNLMEIYYDNKLVIKDNVLIQPDLIPISSIGNLEQYTHQGTLIFFSTKDNVNKTELIETIIKASEKHHEEMEIGVSAMENNGFVLRALGHGGEMMYNFFLHVQETLWSLE; from the coding sequence ATGGACAGCCAACTAAATATCATTGCTGGATACAAAGAGGGTAAATCGTATGTGAAAGATCTGTACGTAACTCTTCCTTTCCGAGTAGTTTCTGTGGGACAACGTAAAAGTGATGGTAAACTTTATCAGATGATTATGAGTTCATCGCCAGGAATTCTGGATGGAGATCACTATCATTTAGATGTTTCTTTGGAAGCTGGAGCTTCACTTCAGCTACAATCACAGTCTTATCAGAGGTTGTTCAATATGAAAGATAAAGCTGTTCAGGAACTCAATGTTCATATGCAGGAGAATACTTCTTTTGCTTATGTACCCCATCCGGTAGTTCCACATGAAGATTCTAATTTCAAAAGTAAAGCTCAGATTCATATTGGCAAAAATAGCCAGATCATTATTGGTGAGATTATTACTTGCGGAAGGAAGCATTACGGTGAGGTTTTTAAATTAAAACGATTTCAAAACCTGATGGAAATTTATTATGACAATAAATTAGTTATAAAAGACAATGTACTTATCCAGCCCGATCTGATTCCGATCAGCAGTATAGGAAATCTAGAGCAGTATACGCATCAGGGAACCCTTATTTTCTTTAGCACAAAAGACAATGTGAATAAGACTGAACTGATAGAAACCATTATTAAAGCTTCAGAAAAGCATCATGAGGAAATGGAGATCGGTGTGTCGGCAATGGAAAATAATGGATTTGTACTAAGGGCTTTAGGGCATGGAGGAGAAATGATGTATAACTTTTTTCTTCACGTTCAGGAAACGCTCTGGTCATTAGAATAA
- the ureG gene encoding urease accessory protein UreG codes for MENRKYIKIGVAGPVGSGKTALLERLSRKLFGTYDLGVITNDIYTKEDAEFMAKNSLLPHERIIGVETGGCPHTAIREDASMNLEAVDELAARFPEIELILIESGGDNLSATFSPDLADVSIFIIDVAEGEKIPRKGGPGITRSDLLIINKIDLAPHVGASLEVMERDARRMRNGSPFVFTNLKTDEGLDKVIGWIKKYALLEECEEPNLVR; via the coding sequence ATGGAAAACAGAAAATATATAAAAATAGGAGTAGCTGGACCTGTAGGTTCAGGGAAAACAGCATTATTGGAACGTCTAAGCAGAAAACTATTCGGGACATATGATCTTGGAGTAATTACCAATGATATTTATACGAAGGAAGATGCAGAATTTATGGCTAAAAATAGCCTGTTGCCTCACGAAAGAATTATAGGAGTAGAAACAGGAGGATGTCCTCATACTGCTATTCGTGAGGATGCAAGTATGAATTTGGAAGCCGTGGATGAGTTGGCAGCACGTTTTCCAGAGATTGAATTGATTCTCATAGAAAGCGGAGGTGATAATTTATCGGCAACATTCAGTCCTGATCTTGCTGACGTAAGTATTTTTATCATTGATGTAGCAGAAGGGGAAAAGATTCCTAGAAAAGGTGGCCCTGGAATTACACGATCAGATCTATTGATCATTAATAAAATAGACCTTGCACCACATGTAGGAGCTAGTCTTGAAGTGATGGAAAGAGATGCCAGAAGAATGAGAAACGGAAGTCCTTTCGTATTCACCAACCTTAAAACGGATGAAGGGCTTGATAAAGTGATTGGTTGGATCAAAAAATATGCGCTTCTGGAGGAATGTGAAGAACCGAATCTTGTAAGATAA
- a CDS encoding urease accessory protein UreF yields MNLNFLAGLLHLSDPTLPIGGYTHSNGLETYVQKRIVYNRQTAQEFVENMLQHNLKYNDGAFMRLAYEATQQENLLALLELDNEINALKCPKEIRQASQKLGLRLIKIFKRKDSFPLMEAFEKATLNREANSHYCIVFGMYASLMGIPLYQALLGFYYTSLAGMITNAVKLVPLGQLDGQDILFSLYAVMEKTVTETIELERDLVGLCNTSFDIRCMQHETLYSRLYMS; encoded by the coding sequence ATGAATTTGAATTTTCTGGCAGGTCTGTTACATCTTTCAGACCCCACACTGCCGATAGGGGGGTATACACATTCTAATGGTCTTGAAACATATGTACAGAAAAGAATTGTATATAACAGACAGACTGCTCAAGAATTTGTAGAAAATATGCTTCAGCATAATCTTAAATATAACGATGGGGCGTTCATGAGACTTGCTTATGAAGCAACGCAACAGGAAAACTTACTGGCATTGTTGGAGCTGGATAATGAAATCAATGCTTTAAAATGTCCAAAAGAAATCCGTCAGGCAAGCCAAAAACTTGGACTGCGTCTCATAAAGATATTTAAAAGGAAAGATAGTTTCCCGTTAATGGAAGCTTTCGAAAAAGCAACTTTGAATCGTGAAGCCAATTCTCATTACTGTATTGTATTTGGCATGTATGCAAGCCTGATGGGTATTCCTTTATATCAAGCTCTCTTAGGGTTTTATTACACTTCGTTAGCAGGAATGATTACCAATGCAGTAAAATTAGTCCCACTCGGGCAGTTGGATGGCCAGGATATTTTATTCTCCTTGTATGCAGTAATGGAAAAGACCGTAACAGAAACGATCGAATTGGAAAGGGATTTAGTGGGTCTTTGTAATACATCTTTTGATATCCGATGTATGCAACATGAAACGTTGTACTCAAGGCTATATATGTCCTGA
- the ureE gene encoding urease accessory protein UreE, with protein MIINETIGNISEYPINERSIDYLDLEWFECTKRIQRKKTRSGEDIAIKFLREGQRLREGDILFKNEQKIIAVNVLESEAIVMSPSSMLEMGTVCYEIGNKHIPLFIQEDKVLLPFEMPMYRWLEASGFAPERQHVKLLNLLKSNVEPHGHTSLGSTIFTKILKMASSKDE; from the coding sequence ATGATTATTAATGAAACGATAGGTAATATTTCCGAATACCCTATCAATGAAAGATCAATAGATTATCTCGATCTAGAATGGTTTGAATGTACAAAGAGAATTCAGCGAAAAAAAACACGTAGTGGAGAAGATATTGCTATTAAATTTCTGAGAGAAGGGCAGCGCCTAAGGGAAGGCGATATTCTTTTCAAAAATGAACAGAAAATAATTGCAGTTAATGTTTTAGAGAGCGAAGCTATTGTTATGTCGCCTTCTTCTATGCTGGAAATGGGAACTGTCTGTTATGAAATCGGGAACAAACATATTCCCCTATTTATTCAGGAAGATAAAGTACTGCTGCCGTTTGAAATGCCGATGTACAGATGGCTGGAAGCCAGCGGATTTGCTCCTGAGAGACAACATGTAAAACTGCTTAATCTTTTAAAATCTAATGTAGAACCTCATGGGCATACAAGTTTAGGTTCCACCATATTTACTAAAATATTAAAAATGGCTTCTTCAAAAGATGAATAA
- the ureC gene encoding urease subunit alpha, with the protein MSLKVDRKQYANILGPTAGDRIRLGDTELIIEIEKDFTHYGDEAVFGGGKTVRDGMGQNVSAKRDEGVLDLCITGATIIDHWGIVKADIGIKDGKIVGVGKAGNPDTMDGVSPNMIIGASTEVHGGKGYIVTAGGIDTHIHYICPQQIDTSLYSGITTMIGGGTGPNDGTNATTCTPGKFNIQKMLEAAEEYPMNLGFFGKGNCSAEEPIEEQVEAGALGIKIHEDWGATTATIDASLKVADKYDVQVAIHTDTLNEGGFLEDTMTAINGRVIHTFHTEGAGGGHAPDIIKAAMYPNVLPASTNPTRPYTINTIDEHLDMLMVCHHLSKNIPEDVAFADSRIRPETIAAEDILHDMGVFSIMSSDSQAMGRPGEVITRTWQTASKMKEQRGSLKEDQGVENDNYRAKRYIAKYTINPAIAHGISAYVGSIEPGKLADLVIWKPALFGVKPEMILKGGFVVAAKMGDPNASIPTPQPVIYRNMFGAHGKAKFGTCATFVSQISIDNGSISSYKLDKMILPVKNCRNISKADLIHNDKTPSIEVNPENYKVTVDGEYITCEPAEKLPLTQLYYLF; encoded by the coding sequence ATGAGTTTAAAGGTAGACAGAAAACAATACGCCAATATATTAGGACCTACAGCCGGAGATAGAATCCGTCTAGGAGATACCGAATTAATTATTGAGATAGAAAAAGATTTCACTCATTATGGCGATGAAGCAGTATTCGGCGGTGGAAAAACAGTTCGTGACGGAATGGGTCAGAATGTAAGTGCAAAAAGAGACGAGGGTGTATTAGACCTTTGTATCACAGGAGCGACAATAATTGATCACTGGGGAATTGTAAAAGCGGATATTGGTATCAAAGATGGGAAAATCGTCGGTGTTGGTAAGGCAGGAAATCCTGATACTATGGATGGAGTTTCTCCCAATATGATCATTGGCGCTTCTACAGAAGTTCATGGAGGAAAAGGATATATTGTAACAGCAGGAGGAATTGATACGCACATCCATTATATCTGCCCGCAGCAGATTGATACTTCTTTATATAGTGGAATTACCACTATGATAGGAGGTGGGACAGGTCCTAATGATGGAACAAATGCGACGACTTGTACTCCAGGAAAGTTCAATATTCAAAAAATGTTGGAGGCAGCAGAAGAATATCCGATGAACTTAGGATTTTTTGGAAAAGGGAACTGTTCTGCTGAAGAACCTATTGAAGAACAGGTAGAAGCAGGGGCCTTGGGAATAAAAATTCATGAGGACTGGGGAGCAACGACTGCAACCATTGATGCTTCATTAAAAGTAGCTGATAAATATGATGTTCAAGTGGCCATCCATACCGACACGTTGAATGAAGGTGGCTTTTTGGAAGATACGATGACAGCAATAAATGGAAGAGTAATTCATACCTTCCATACAGAAGGAGCAGGAGGAGGACATGCACCCGACATTATTAAAGCGGCAATGTATCCAAATGTGCTTCCTGCCTCAACAAACCCTACACGTCCTTATACAATCAATACAATAGATGAGCATCTGGATATGCTGATGGTATGTCACCATTTAAGTAAAAATATTCCTGAAGATGTTGCTTTTGCTGATTCACGTATTCGTCCTGAAACAATTGCTGCAGAAGATATCCTGCATGATATGGGCGTATTCAGCATCATGAGTTCCGATTCTCAGGCGATGGGAAGACCAGGAGAGGTGATCACAAGAACCTGGCAGACAGCAAGCAAAATGAAGGAGCAAAGAGGATCGTTGAAAGAAGATCAAGGAGTTGAGAATGATAATTACCGCGCTAAAAGATACATTGCAAAGTATACCATAAATCCAGCGATTGCTCATGGTATTTCAGCATATGTAGGATCTATTGAGCCTGGTAAATTAGCAGACTTGGTGATCTGGAAACCTGCATTATTTGGCGTAAAACCAGAGATGATCTTAAAAGGTGGTTTTGTTGTTGCTGCAAAAATGGGCGATCCTAATGCCTCTATCCCGACACCGCAGCCTGTAATTTACAGAAATATGTTTGGTGCTCATGGTAAAGCTAAATTTGGCACCTGTGCTACTTTTGTTTCGCAAATATCGATCGATAATGGCTCTATTTCTTCATATAAGCTGGATAAAATGATTCTTCCAGTTAAAAACTGTAGAAATATTTCTAAAGCAGATCTTATTCATAACGATAAAACTCCTTCGATTGAAGTGAATCCTGAAAACTACAAAGTAACAGTAGATGGAGAATATATTACATGTGAACCAGCGGAAAAACTTCCCTTAACACAATTGTATTACTTATTCTAA
- the ureA gene encoding urease subunit gamma: MHLTPRETEKLMLHMAGELALKRKARGLKLNYPESIALISHFLLEGARDGKKVAELMQEGAQILTIDDVMPGVADMIHDVQIEATFPDGTKLVTVHNPIR, encoded by the coding sequence ATGCATTTAACTCCCAGAGAAACAGAGAAACTCATGCTTCATATGGCAGGAGAGCTAGCTCTTAAAAGAAAGGCTAGGGGCCTTAAACTAAACTATCCTGAATCGATAGCTCTTATCAGTCATTTTTTACTGGAAGGTGCCAGAGACGGTAAAAAGGTAGCAGAACTGATGCAAGAAGGGGCACAGATTCTTACCATAGATGATGTAATGCCTGGTGTTGCTGACATGATCCATGATGTTCAAATCGAGGCTACTTTTCCAGATGGAACCAAACTTGTAACCGTACATAATCCAATTCGTTAA
- a CDS encoding PepSY-like domain-containing protein has protein sequence MVNWNLINSRTIRKDIVTYITRNYPSVVVDSIEKKEDAYRINLMNDFYLMFNKKGDFVEMEKGRPN, from the coding sequence ATGGTAAATTGGAATTTAATTAACAGCAGAACGATCAGAAAGGATATTGTAACCTATATTACAAGAAATTATCCATCTGTGGTAGTAGATTCTATTGAGAAAAAAGAGGATGCTTATAGAATAAATTTAATGAATGACTTCTATTTGATGTTTAATAAAAAAGGAGATTTTGTTGAAATGGAAAAAGGAAGACCAAATTAA
- a CDS encoding MFS transporter has translation MEAPLTSPEEELYNKRNRIRIAVSLFYFCQGLAFASWASRIPIIKERLHLTEGQLGTILLMLPVGQLVTMALSGRLVTTYGSAKVLRIVVIIYAMILCMIGFTRNAWELGAILFLFGVLGNMSNIAVNTQGVAVEKIFKKSIMSSFHGAWSIAGFTGALIGLLTMNISIDTIPHFLIILVLVILNTLVNYKYLVPGKAQQTKKTSFFSKPESSLVQLGIIGFFSMATEGAMFDWSGVYFKEIVHAPQQFVIVGYASFMIMMALGRFIGDFVISKIGRRRTLQISGVLMFVGMMTSVIFPHFYICTLAFMMVGLGVACNVPTVYSVAGQNKKVPSGVALAMVSSISFLGFLMGPPLIGYIAELSSLRYSYGLFAFFGIMMFIMSTKLRIFREIK, from the coding sequence ATGGAAGCACCCTTAACCTCCCCAGAAGAAGAACTCTATAACAAACGTAATCGTATCCGAATTGCAGTATCCTTGTTTTATTTTTGTCAAGGATTAGCTTTTGCCTCTTGGGCAAGTCGGATACCAATCATTAAGGAACGATTGCATTTAACAGAAGGTCAGCTGGGTACCATTCTATTGATGCTACCTGTTGGCCAATTGGTCACGATGGCCCTATCTGGGAGATTAGTGACAACATATGGTAGTGCCAAAGTACTTCGTATTGTGGTGATTATCTATGCAATGATCTTATGTATGATTGGATTTACGCGCAATGCCTGGGAATTAGGCGCGATCTTGTTTCTCTTTGGGGTACTTGGTAATATGTCCAATATTGCTGTAAATACACAAGGGGTGGCTGTTGAAAAGATTTTTAAGAAATCAATCATGTCCTCTTTTCATGGCGCTTGGAGTATTGCAGGTTTTACAGGTGCACTTATTGGTCTATTGACCATGAATATTTCGATAGATACGATACCTCACTTTCTGATCATCCTAGTATTAGTTATCTTGAACACGTTAGTAAATTACAAATATTTGGTTCCAGGAAAGGCACAGCAAACAAAAAAAACTTCGTTTTTCTCTAAACCAGAAAGTAGCTTAGTACAATTAGGGATTATCGGGTTCTTTAGTATGGCAACAGAAGGAGCAATGTTTGACTGGAGTGGAGTCTATTTTAAAGAGATTGTTCATGCTCCTCAGCAATTTGTTATTGTGGGTTATGCATCATTTATGATCATGATGGCTCTTGGACGATTTATAGGCGACTTTGTTATTAGCAAAATAGGCAGACGGCGCACCTTACAAATTAGTGGGGTTTTGATGTTTGTTGGTATGATGACTTCCGTTATTTTTCCTCATTTTTATATTTGTACGTTGGCCTTTATGATGGTTGGCCTTGGTGTTGCCTGCAATGTTCCTACAGTATACAGTGTTGCAGGACAAAATAAGAAAGTACCTTCTGGAGTAGCATTAGCAATGGTATCTAGTATCAGTTTCCTAGGTTTTTTAATGGGGCCTCCTTTAATCGGATATATCGCTGAGCTATCTAGTTTACGTTATTCCTATGGCTTATTTGCTTTCTTTGGTATTATGATGTTTATTATGTCGACAAAGCTTAGAATTTTTAGAGAAATTAAATAA
- a CDS encoding helix-turn-helix domain-containing protein, translated as MSRTNQNILEYIGVQFRLKREELYFSQKDIADMTGITTNTVSTVERGKGTTLNNFLSICRALSIQPKQLFEQDMDLTPLYELPPLNKRRLEITQKLDDLVYNSDFFDTPRRVSEVLSALKSDKTDSNKFSVYLASYCKEDVLEYTKQGNFNRYSKKR; from the coding sequence GTGTCAAGAACTAATCAAAATATCCTAGAATATATTGGCGTTCAATTTCGTTTGAAAAGGGAGGAACTTTACTTTTCACAAAAAGATATTGCTGATATGACAGGAATTACCACTAATACAGTCTCTACAGTAGAAAGAGGAAAGGGAACTACTCTGAACAATTTCTTGTCGATTTGTCGTGCTTTGAGTATACAACCAAAGCAACTGTTTGAACAAGATATGGATCTGACACCTCTATACGAACTTCCTCCTCTAAATAAGCGTAGGTTAGAAATCACACAGAAGCTGGATGATTTGGTGTACAATTCTGATTTCTTTGATACGCCAAGACGTGTCTCGGAAGTTTTATCGGCATTGAAATCGGATAAAACTGACAGTAACAAATTTTCTGTATACTTAGCAAGTTATTGCAAAGAAGACGTCCTAGAGTACACAAAACAAGGTAATTTTAACCGTTATAGTAAAAAAAGATAA
- a CDS encoding LytR/AlgR family response regulator transcription factor: MNIIIIEDELPSARLLKRKIEKMGYAVQTILHAVADAKEWFATHAHPDLILLDIQLSDGLSFEIFENQKIKSSLIFTTAYDEFVLKAFKLNSIDYLLKPIIDEELVFAFDKFLQHEQSKSVIDLDNIKALLTTKNQGYKERFTIKIGQSIKIIETSSITCFYSENKGTYCRTSDQHDYLLDFTMEQLENLLDPQQFFRINRSHIIHINHIKDIAIHSNSRLRIYLHHDRSDDMIVSREKVTDFKNWLDQ, translated from the coding sequence ATGAATATTATTATCATCGAAGACGAATTGCCATCCGCACGTTTATTAAAGCGTAAGATCGAAAAAATGGGCTACGCAGTGCAAACGATTCTCCATGCTGTAGCGGATGCTAAGGAATGGTTTGCGACGCATGCACATCCCGATTTAATATTGTTGGATATTCAATTATCTGATGGCTTGTCTTTTGAAATATTCGAAAATCAAAAAATAAAATCATCCCTGATTTTCACAACAGCTTATGATGAATTTGTCCTAAAAGCTTTTAAATTAAACAGCATAGATTATTTACTCAAGCCCATTATTGATGAGGAGTTAGTTTTTGCATTCGATAAGTTTTTACAACATGAGCAAAGTAAGTCAGTTATTGATCTAGATAACATAAAAGCCTTATTAACAACAAAAAATCAGGGTTATAAAGAACGGTTTACCATCAAAATTGGTCAGTCGATTAAAATCATCGAGACGAGTTCTATTACTTGTTTTTATAGTGAAAACAAAGGAACTTACTGTCGTACGTCAGATCAACATGATTATTTACTTGATTTTACGATGGAACAGCTAGAAAATCTGTTGGATCCACAGCAGTTCTTTCGCATTAACCGAAGTCATATCATTCACATTAACCATATTAAGGATATTGCCATCCATTCTAATTCTAGATTACGTATTTATTTACATCATGATCGAAGTGATGATATGATCGTGAGTCGTGAAAAAGTAACTGATTTCAAAAACTGGCTGGATCAATAG
- a CDS encoding sensor histidine kinase, whose translation MRSFKDACINAFLITAVICTIITAVNFASNPSFNFSTFVLSEEMLSGFLIGFFLYLGNTFLYHQISKIFPQSTQYIKRILLFIPGTAVLTIIVVFIVTFSVQKFTDNLSFQNFIVKQHYDTYFNMILISIIVSLLIFSFYFYKRFKEGQLKKQKELTKTATAQFESLKNQLDPHFLFNSLNVLTSLIEEDPQKAVNFTTSLSRIYRYVLEQKDKNLIEASEEINFARIFLTLLSIRFEDALKIKIEDQNMLSQEQLVPLALQLLIENAIKHNALSPTKVLEIRIFKENDRLYIQNNLQEKESINGTGIGLKNIQERYALLTKKEVIITKTATHFTVSLPLITKEEISS comes from the coding sequence ATGAGATCTTTTAAAGATGCATGCATAAATGCTTTTCTGATTACTGCGGTTATTTGTACGATTATTACTGCTGTTAATTTTGCTTCTAATCCCAGTTTTAATTTTTCAACTTTTGTCTTGTCGGAAGAGATGTTATCTGGATTCTTAATTGGTTTTTTTCTTTACCTGGGAAATACTTTTCTTTATCATCAGATTAGTAAAATCTTTCCACAAAGTACCCAATATATTAAAAGAATCTTATTGTTTATTCCAGGAACAGCAGTCTTAACAATAATAGTTGTTTTTATTGTCACGTTTTCTGTACAAAAATTCACAGATAACTTATCTTTTCAAAATTTTATCGTAAAACAGCATTACGATACTTATTTTAACATGATTCTAATCAGTATCATTGTCTCTCTTTTGATATTCAGTTTTTACTTCTATAAAAGGTTTAAAGAAGGTCAACTAAAAAAACAAAAGGAACTGACTAAAACGGCTACTGCACAATTTGAATCTCTTAAAAATCAGTTAGATCCTCATTTTTTATTTAATAGTCTGAATGTGCTAACAAGCTTAATCGAAGAGGATCCTCAAAAAGCGGTCAACTTTACGACATCTTTATCCAGAATATATCGCTATGTATTGGAACAAAAAGACAAAAATTTAATAGAAGCTAGCGAAGAAATCAATTTTGCACGCATTTTTCTAACCTTATTGTCGATCCGGTTTGAAGATGCTCTTAAAATCAAAATAGAGGATCAGAATATGCTGAGTCAAGAACAGCTTGTACCACTTGCTTTGCAATTGCTGATTGAAAATGCAATCAAACACAATGCACTAAGTCCTACAAAGGTGTTGGAAATTCGAATATTCAAAGAGAATGATCGATTATACATCCAAAATAATTTACAGGAAAAAGAAAGTATAAACGGTACAGGGATTGGTCTCAAGAATATTCAAGAACGTTATGCACTTTTAACAAAAAAAGAAGTAATCATAACAAAAACGGCCACTCATTTTACCGTCTCACTACCCTTGATCACCAAAGAAGAGATCTCATCATGA